Proteins encoded in a region of the Dehalococcoidia bacterium genome:
- a CDS encoding PIN domain-containing protein: MTDALLDVNIVLDYVLARAPYLAEATAIWEAAARHEYTGYVAAITPPTVFYIVRRERGRAAARLAIERILAGLQICPVSEPVLRDALLLPFTDFEDAVQYASAVAASIDVIVTRDLNDCRGAALSVLSPAEFITQHLSV, translated from the coding sequence ATGACTGATGCCCTGCTGGACGTAAACATCGTTCTTGATTACGTCCTCGCACGAGCGCCATATCTCGCGGAAGCAACCGCGATCTGGGAGGCGGCGGCTCGTCACGAGTACACCGGGTATGTGGCTGCAATTACCCCGCCGACGGTGTTCTACATTGTGCGCCGGGAGCGCGGAAGGGCGGCCGCACGCCTGGCCATCGAACGCATCCTGGCGGGGTTGCAGATTTGTCCGGTTAGCGAACCGGTGCTGCGCGACGCGTTGCTGCTTCCATTCACCGATTTTGAAGATGCTGTGCAGTATGCGAGCGCCGTGGCCGCGAGCATCGACGTGATCGTGACGCGCGATCTGAATGACTGCCGCGGCGCGGCGCTGTCGGTGCTCTCGCCGGCCGAGTTCATCACGCAGCATCTCAGTGTGTAG